The sequence ATGCTGGTGGAACCGTTTGCGGATCGGCGCCTCGTCAGGACGCGTCGTCCGGCTTCCGGCCACCAGCGCCAGATAGGGAAACGCATCGGCGAATTTTGCCGGGGTGTGAAAATGGAGCTCTTCGCTTTCGGGCAACATGCCATTTTCTGGCATCCGATGCGAGTTTTGTCCATCATCTTGCGACAGGGCGCCATTCACAGAGCTGATCCCGTGACGTTATCATGCAGCTTTATGCACGGAGATTTGCCCATGCCCGAAACCGCGCCGAACGGCGACGCCGCGAATTTCACCTTCGCGCCGCTGTCACCGGATTTTGCTCGCGATCCCTATCCGACCTATCGCGCGCTGCGCGAAAAGGAGGGGCTGCACTACTTCGCGGACTTCGACATCTGGCTTGCCTCGCGCTTCGAGGACGTCTCGGCGATCGTCATGGACAAGCGCATGGTGCGCTCGCTCGAAGACCTCGCAACCAAGGAAGAGCTTGCAAAACTGCAACGCGCCGCCAATTGGCACGACATGCCGCATCACGAGCGTTTCGTGCAGTTCAGCTTGCTCGACAGCGATGGTGCCGTGCATGACCGGTTACGCAAACAGGTGTTCAAGCTGTTCACGCCGGCGATGATCGCCAAGCTCCGCGACCAGATCCAGGCCTATGTCGACCGGCTGATCGACAGCCTCGCCGATCGTGGTGAGATCGACTTCGTCGATGATCTGGCCGCCCATGTTCCGGGCCACATCATCGGTCGCCTGCTCGGCGTTCCGGACGAGGACTGTCCGCAGCTACGGATCTGGTCGGAAAACATCGTGCAGTTCTTCGACGTCGACCGCTCGGATGCGCGCAAGGAACTCGCCGAGCACAACACGACCGAGTTCTACGAATATCTGACGGCACTGAAGGCCGAGCGCGAGCGGGCGCCGAAGGATGATCTCATCTCGGTGCTGATCGAGGCGGAACGCTCCGGCGCCATGAACTTCGACGAGTTCATCTCGACCTGCCTGCTGATCCTGATGGCAGGGCACGGCTCGACGATCGACGTGCTCGGCAGCGGCATGCACGCACTGCTGCGTTTTCCCGACCAGATGGCGAGGTTGCGCGCAGAGCCCGGGCTGATCCAGACCGGCGTGCAGGAGATGTTCCGCTACGAGTCGCCGCTCCCGTTCTTCCACCGCCATTGCGTCGAGGACGTCGAGATCTTCGGCCGGCGCTTCGAGCGCGGTACCAAGTTCGGCCTGCTCTATGGCGCCGCCAACCGCGATCCCAAGCAGTTCGAGAACGCCGACACGTTCGACATCGGCCGCACGCCCAATCGGCATCTGGCCTTTGGCGGCGGCGTGCATTTCTGTCTCGGCAACCACCTCGCGCGCCTCGACATGGATATCATCTTCAGCACCCTGCTTCGCCGCTTCCCGACCATCGAACTCGTCGACCGGGAACCGGAGTACAAGCGCGGGCTTTCAGTCCGCGGACCCAAGCGGCTGAAGATCGCCATCCGACCCGCCTGATCCCCCATCCTCGATACCAACATACGCAATCGGAGAATACCCATGCCCAAGATCGTCTTCATCGACGCGGACGGCACGACGAAAGAAATCCAGGCGGAGATCGGCCAGTCGCTGATGTCCGCAGCCGTGCAGAACGGCATCGACGCCATTGCCGCCGAATGCGGCGGCTCCTGCGCCTGCGGCACCTGTCACTGTTACATCGACGGCGAATGGAGCGACCGCCTGCCGGCACCCGAGTTCCAGGAACAGGACATGATCGAGTGCGTAGTCAACCCGAACGAACGCAGCCGGCTGAGCTGTCAGATCACGGTGTCGGCTGACCTGGATGGGCTCGTCGTGCATCTGCCCGCCGGCCAATACTGAGACGAAACAGAAGAAGACCGGAGCAACATTTCGTTGCTCCGGTCAGCACTTACGGGGAAGTTCTGATCGGCCGACGCGACATGCTCCGGCCGATTTTCGTTATTCGGCGAAGAACGCGAAGCGCACGATGAAGAGTGCTGCAACGAGCTGGGTTGCCGGATGGATGACGCTCCACTTGCCGGTGAAGACCTTCAAGACGACGTAGCTGACGAAGCCGAAGGCGAGACCGTTGGCGATCGAGTAGGTGAAGGGCATGGCAAGGGCGGTGAGTGCCGCCGGAGCCGCTTCCGTCAGATCGTCCCAGTCGACTTCCGTCAGTTCGCGCATCATCAGGCCGGCGACATAAAGCAGAGCCGGAGCCGTCGCATAGGACGGGACGGCAGCTGCCAGCGGCGAGAAGAACAGCGCGGCGAGGAAGAGCACGCAGACGGTGAGCGCGGTCAGACCCGTGCGGCCGCCTGCCTGGACGCCCGAGGCGCTTTCGACATAGGCGGTCGTGCTGCTGGTACCGATCAGCGAGCCGGCGACGATCGCGGTGCTGTCGGCCAGAAGCGCGCGGCCGAGGCGGTTCGGCTTGCCTTCTTCGACCAGCTTGGCGCGCTTGGCGACACCGATCAGCGTGCCGGTGGCGTCGAAAACTTCGACGAGCACGAAAACGAGGATGACGTGCAGCAGACCGCCATGCAGGGCGCCCATGATGTCGAGTTGCAGGAAGGTCGGTGCGATGCTCGGCGGTGCCGAAACGATGCCCTTGAACTCGCTGACGCCGAGGATCATCGACAGGACGGTGACGACCAGGATGCCGATCAGGATCGAGCCGCGAACTTTCAGCGCATCGAGCACGGCAATCACGAAGAAGCCGAGGATGGCGAGAAGCGGGCCGGTCTGCTTGAGGTCACCGAGACCGACGAGCGTCGCCGGATTGTCGACGACGATGCCGGCGTTCTTCAGGGCGATGATGCCGAGGAAGAGGCCGATACCGGTGGCGATCGCGCTTCGAAGCGAATGCGGAATACCGGCAATCAGCCAGCTTCGGACCCCCGTCACGGTCAGGATCAGGAAGATCACGCCCGAGATGAAGACCGCGCCCAGCGCCTGTTGCCAGGTAAAGCCCAGCGCCGCGACGACGGTGAAGGCGAAGAAGGCGTTGAGGCCCATGCCCGGGGCCATGCCGATCGGCCAGTTGGCGACGAGCGCCATGACGGCGGAGCCGAGTGCGGCGGCGATACAGGTTGCGACGAAGACGGCATCCCTATCCATGCCCGTGCTCGACAGGATGTCGGGGTTGACGAAGATGATGTAGGACATCGTCAGGAATGTCGTGATACCGGCGATCACCTCGGTGCGCGCCGTCGTCTGATGCTCTTTCAGCTTGAATAGTCGTTCAAACATCTTTCCTCCCTTGGCGGCGTCACCACGACGCAGCCGAACGACAATGAGCGGGAAACCGTCTCCTCCAGTTCCCGACCAGTGCATTTCGAACGCCCGGACAGTCCGGAGCGATCGCTTCGCTTTAGGCTTCGTGCCGGCTGGCGATCGTCCGCCCTCTCTCGGACGACGCGAATGCCTCTTGCACAGCCTTGGGATTGTGCGACTTCCGGACGCAGACCGCTAGCCGTCCATTCCCGGGATCGATGATGAAAGACTTTCAAATTTTTCGGAGAATTTGAGAGGCCGTTGGCCTAGACTTTCGGGAGTACTTTCCACCATTCGTGCGACTGAAAATGCCGCGAACAAATATCTCGAAGGCCCTATTGACCTTCCAACGGTGGGAGACGCCATGTTTGTCTCACAACCGAACCAAGGAGACAAGCATGCAGAACTACAAGATCGACAACATGACCTGTGGCCACTGCGCCGGCGTCGTCCAGAAGGCGATCTTGAGCGTCGACCCGCAGGCAACGATCAAGGTCGATCTCGGCAATAGGGAAGTCAGCGTCGAGACCGCCGCAGCGGCAGGGCCGATCGCAGACGCCCTGAAGGCGGCCGGTTACGAAAGCCGCGCGCTCTAAGACCACGCTCCACTGACACCTCCCGTCACGAAACGCCCCGGCTTGCCGGGGCGTTTTGTTGTCTGGCTGTCAGCCGGCGACGGCTGCGGCGCCTTCGGGCTGGCGCCCGAGCATATCGGGATGGCGTGCCAGGTGCTCGAACAGACGGGCGACTGCTTCGGCGCCGGGATCGATGTGCCCTTCGAGCTGTTTGGCGTTGATATAGGCGGCCCGCCCTGCCCTTGCCCGCACGAGCGTCGCCGTCAGATTGGCGCCGTCACGCGCTGCCTTGGCAGCCGCGCCGATGCTCGCGTCGAGCGCATCCAGCGCAGGGGAAAGCGCGTCGACCATGGTGCGGTCGCCGATCTGCGCGCCGCCGATTTCCTGCATGCGCGCCAGCCCGGCTTTCAGCGCTTCGCGGATCGAAAGCCCGCTCGAGGCGCCATCACCGGCGGCGGCGAAGAAGATCGCCAGAAGCACGCCCGAAGAGCCACCCATCGTCTGGCTCAGCTCCTGCCCGATGGCGCGGAAGAGCTGCGTATGGTCGGAGAGCGGCAGGCGATCGAGCGCCTGAATGAGTGCCCGTGCCGCGCCAGCAAGCGTCGAGCCGGTGTCTCCATCGCCGGACTTGGCATCGAGTGCGTTCAGGTCCTTTTCCGCATCGATCAGCAGGTTGCAGCAGGCAAGCAGGAACTGCCGCGTCGCATCGTGTCGTGAAGGCAGAGGCGAAATCGGCGTCAGGCCATCCGGCAGGGCCAGAACATTCACCGGCCTGACGGCGGTCACGCCCGGCCATGCCGGAAGCGCCACGGGCCGGGACAACAGCTCCAGTTCGGCCTTGTCGGCCGGATAGACGGAGACGGAAAAGCCACGCATGTCCAGCGACGTCATCATCGGCGCGGGCCCGACAAGGTGCACGATCCGGTCGGCGATGTCAGACTGGGCGAGTTCATGCATGAGGACAGACATTTCCAGGATCGACGTGCCGCCGAGATTGTTGACGAGCGCCACGTGCGGCGTGTCCTCCATCGCCGCCTGCAGTCGCTCGACCATGGCGGCAACGGCGCCTCTCGCATCCGAATGGACGATCTGCTCGACGCCGGCTTCGCCATGGATGCCGAGGCCGAGTTCCGCATGTCCTTCGGGGATACGGTGTTCCTTCGGCGAGCCCGGAACGGTGCAGGTATCGAGCGACATGCCGATGGTGCTCGTGCCGGATATGACCTTGCGCGCCGCATGGGCGATCGCATCGAGGTCTGCCCCGCTTTCCGCGAGCGCTCCGGCGATCTTGTGGACGAACAGGGTGCCGGCGACACCGCGGGCCTGCGGAAGGTCCGGCAGCGCAATGTCGTCATCGACGATGACCATGCTCACATTGAGGCCGTAGGCGCGGGCGCGTTCGGCCGCGAGGCCAAAGTTCAGCCGGTCGCCGGTGTAGTTCTTGACGATCAGCAGGCAGCCGGCAGGCCCGGTCACTGCCAGAATGCCGGCGAGGATCGCATCCACGCTCGGCGACGCGAAGACGTCGCCGCAGACGGCAGCCGTCAGCATGCCCTTGCCGACGAAGCCGATGTGCGCGGGCTCGTGTCCCGAGCCGCCACCTGAAACCAGCGCAACCTTGCTCCTGTCCCAATCCGAGCGCAGGACGACGCGAATGTGCGGATATCCGTCGAGGCGGCTGAGCGCGCCGCCGGATGCGGCAAGAACCCCTTCGATCGCTTCCGTAACCGCATTTTCCTTGCGGTTGATAAACTGATTCATGTTCGCCTCCTAAGCGATGCGCATTCCGGCCGCGTCGAAGAAGAGCGGCTTGTCTGGCTGGATCTTGATGGTCTCGCCGCCGCGGAACCCGGTGTGGGGATCCGTGACCGTCACGAGGTTGTGCTGCTTGAACGTGAGATGCAGGCGCGTCTGGTCGCCCAGATGTTCGACACGGGTCACAAGGGCATCCTCTCCGGCGCCCTGGACGATGTTTTCGGGGCGAAGGCCGATCGACTGCGCCCTCTCCGGCGCCCCCGCAAAAAGCTTGGCAGGCAGGACGTTGATGCGCGGCTGGCCGAGACGGGTCGCGGCGTAGACGCTGACCGGCGCTTCGTAGACCTCTCGTGGTGAACCGAACTGAACGAGCCTGCCCTCTTCGAGCACGCCGATATGCGTTGCCATGGTCATGGCTTCGATCTGGTCGTGGGTGACGTAGAGAAGCGTCGCCCCGGATTTTGCCTGGATGTTCTTCAGTTCGACGCGCAGGTCGGCCCGAAGCTTCGCGTCGAGCGAACTCAAGGGCTCGTCCATCAGGTATATCTGCGGGTTTCTGACAAGCGCTCGACCGATCGACACGCGCTGCATTTCGCCGCCGGACAGGGCCGTCGCCTTGTTGTCGAGCTTGTGCGAGATCTGCAAGACCTCGGCGATGGCGTTCACCTTTTCGTCGATCGTCTTTTGCGGCGTTTTCAGAAGCGGGGATTTTAGCGGAAACTCCAGGTTCTGCCGCACGGACAGATGCGGGTAGAGCGAATATTGCTGGAAGACCATCGCCACGTTGCGCTGCGCCGGCGTCAGTCCTTGCATGGACATCCCGCCGATAAAGATCTCGCCGCTGTCGGGCGTGTCGAGACCCGAGACCATGCGCAACGTCGTCGTCTTTCCGGCACCAGTCGGCCCCAGCAGCACGACGAACGATCCGTCCGGGATCGTCATCGAGACCTCGTTGAGCGCCGCATGAGTGCCGAATGTCTTCGTCACGTTTCTTAGAATGACTTCAGCCACGGCGCAGCACTCCCTCGTTGGCTTCGGAGACAAGAGCACGCCCCGTCTCCGCATTGAAGAGCGTCAAGGTCCGTGCGTTGAAATCGAGACCGACAAGCTCGTCGGTGCGGGCTGCTTGACTGGAGGGCGTGCGCGCCTTGATCTCGCCGTTGGGCGTTTCGATCGTGACGATCTGGGTGGTGCCCAGATACTCGACGGCGATCACGCGGCCTCTATAGCTGGAGTCGTCGACGAAACGGACGTGCTCGGGACGTACACCGAGCGACAGCGTACCAGCCCTGCCCTCACGCGATGCCGGCACTGCCACCTTTTTCCCGCCGAGGTCGATGCTGTCGCCACCGACACCGATCATGCCCTCGAACTCCAGAAAGTTCATGGACGGGGAGCCGATGAACTTGGCGACGAATTTCGTCGCCGGCCAGTCGTAGATCTGCTGCGGTCGGCCGAACTGCTCGATGACGCCGTGGTTCATGACGACGATCTTGTCGCCCATCTGCATCGCTTCCAGCTGGTCGTGGGTGACGTATACGGTGGTGGCGCCCATGCGATCGTGCAGCGCCCGCAGCTCGCCCGCCATATGTTCGCGGAACTCCGCGTCGAGCGCGCCGAGCGGCTCATCCATGAAGAAGGCCTTCGGGTTGCGCACGATCGCCCGGCCGAGCGCGACGCGCTGGCGGTCGCCGCCTGAGAGCCCGCCGACGGGCTTGTCGAGGATGCCTTCAATTCTGAGGATCCTTGCCACCTCGGCGACGCGCGTCGCCACATCCGCCTTTTTCATGCCCTGGCTGACGAGGGGATAGGAGATGTTCTTGCGCACGTTCATGTGGGGATAGAGGGCGAACATCTGGAAGACGAAGGCGATATCGCGCTCCCTTGCCCGCTTCATGCCGACTTCTTCGCCGCCAATATAGATCTGGCCGCTCGTCGGCAGTTCCAGTCCCGCCATCATCCGAAGCGTCGTCGTCTTGCCGCATCCGGAAGGGCCGAGCAGCATGAAGAACTCGCCGTCTTCCACCGTGAAGCTCGAGGACTGGACAGCCGTGAACGCCCCGAACTCCTTGCGCACATTCTCAATTCTGATCTGTGCCATGGGTCACTCCGGAAAATGGCTGACGATGATGAACATGACTGTTCCAAGCAGCGTCACGAGGAAGGAGAAGGAGTAGAGCGTGAGCGAGACCGGCTGCATCAGCATGACCACGCCGAGCGCGATGAGCACCGATGCCACCATTTCCCATGCGCCACGGCGAAGGCGGAGCAACTGATTGAGGAAAGCTGTCATTTTCTTACCGCTCCGAAGGTGATGCCGCGCAGGAGGTGTTTACGAAGCAGGATCGTGAACACCATCACGGGGACGAGGAAGAGGGTCGCGCCGGCCGCCACCGCCGGCCAGTCCTGGCCGCCGACGCCGATGATCGTCGGAATGAAGGGCGGTGCGGTCTGCGCTGTGCCGGACGTCAGCAGCACGGCGAAGGCGTATTCGTTCCAGGCGAAGATCAGGCAGAAGATCGCTGTCGACGCGATGCCGGTCGCCGCCTGGGGTAGCACCACCTTGTAGAACGCCTGGAAGCGCGTGTAGCCGTCGATCAGCGCCGCCTCTTCATACTCGATCGGGATCTCGTCGATGAAGCCCTTGAGCAGCCAGACCGAGAGCGACAGGTTGACCGCCGTGTAGAGCAGAATCATGCCGGCATGGGTGTCGTTCAGTCCGAGCGAGCGGAACATCAGGAAGATCGGTATGGCGACCGCAATCGGCGGCATCATCCGTGTAGAGAGGATGAAGAACAGCAGGTCGTCCTTGAGCGGCACCTTGAAGCGCGAGAAGGCATAGGCCGCAGCCGTCCCGAGCACGATGCACAGCACCGTCGAACCGAACCCGATGATGACGGAATTGTAGAAACGCTCCGGGAAGCGCGACGGGCCGGCGATGATCAGCCCGTCCTTGCGAACCAGACGCTCGTACCAGGTCTTCGGTTCGCCCATCTCCTTCAGTTGATCTTCAGAAACGCGGGTGCGCGTGGTGAAGAGGTTCACATAGCCCTCGAGCGTCGGCTCGAAGAAGGTTTTCGGCGGATAGGCGATCGCGTCCGAGGGCGACTTGAACCCCGTTCCGATGATCCAGAGCAGCGGGAGAATGGTGATCACCGCATACATCACGACCAGGGCGCCTGCGAACCACTTCTGCCGTGCGGATGGCTCCGTTACAGAAAAGCTGCTCATCTCTGCTTCACCTTGTTGAGTGCTTTGACATAGATCGACGCGAGGCCGAAGACGGTCACGAAGAGGATGACGGCATAGGCGGACGCGTATCCGGTGCGCCATTTCTCGAAGGCTTCGCGCTTCAGGTTGATCGACGTCAGCTCCGTGATCGAGCCCGGGCCGCCGCCCGTCAGTTGCACGACCAGGTCGAACATCTTGAAGTTCTCGATGCCGCGGAAAAGGATAGCCAGCATCAGGAACGGCAGCACCATCGGAATGGTAATCGTCCAGAACTGGCGCCAGTTGCTGGCCCGGTCGCATTCCGCCGCCTCATAGATGCTGCTCGGAATGGAGCGCAGCCCGGCAAGGCAGATGAGCATGACGAACGGCGTCCACATCCAGGTGTCGACGATGATGATCGCCCAGGGCGCCAGCGACGTGTCGCCGATCATCGAGAAGCTGGACGGGTCGGCTCCGGTCAGGAACCCGATCGCATAATTGAAGAGGCCGATCTGCGGCTGGTAGAGAAAAGTCCAGAAGTTTCCGACGACGGCGGGGCTCAGCATCATCGGAAGCACGATGATGGTCGTCCACAGGTCGTTACCGCGGAACTTCTTGTTGATGAGATAGGCGAGAGCAAAGCCGATCAGCACCTGCAGGACGATCGTCCAGATCAGGAAGTGGGCCGTGGCCTGCATCGTCAGCCAGATGTCCTTGTCGGTCAGGATGTTCAGGTAGTTGCGCAGACCGACGAACTGAACAGGCTCGTTCGGGCGGTTCACGCGGAAATTGGTGAAGCTCAGCCGGACGGTCCAGATCAGCGGGAAGATGTTGATCGCAAGCAAAAGCACGATGGACGGTGCGACGAAGATCCAGGCGATCGCGCGGTCCGACAACCCTGTGATGCGCCGTGCAAGCACGGGCGGCGTCGCGTGCGCAGCGCGATCGATCGAAGAATGGAGCATGGTATTCCCCTAAGGCATTGACGAATGGGCATGCGGGGCCGGCGCGAGAGATCGGCCGGCCGGCCCCGCATGGACGCTTCCGCCGGGAGGCGGCGGGTGTTTGCGTCAATACTTGCCTTCGTCCTCGAAGATGTCCTTCCAGTCGTCAGCGAGACCATCGAGCGCGTCCTTCGCCGTGCCCTGCTTTGCTACGACATAGTCGTGGAAGCGCTTTTGGGAAGCCTGGAGCAGAGATGCATAGGAAGGTTCTGCCCAGAAGTCCTTCACGATTGCCATCGAATCCAGGAAGGTCTGCGCATAGGGCTGGCTCGTGGCGAAGCTCGGGTCCTCGACCACCGAGCGCAGCGCGGAGTAACCGCCAAGCGCCCACCACTTTTTCTGGATTTCAGGCTGCGCGAACCACTTGATGTAATCCAGCGCTTCCTTCTGCTTGTCGGACGCCGCGACGACCGAGATGCCCTGGCCGCCGAGCTGGGCGAACTGAACTCCGGCCGGACCAGCGGGATTGGGGAAGTAGCCGGACTTGTCGCCGCCGACATTGGCGTCGGCATGGATGCCCGGCCAGGTGAAGGCGAAGTTCATCTGCAGGGCGACCTGCCCGGACTTGTAGGCGTCGATGTCCTCCGACATGTAGGCGTCGGAATGGCCAGGCGGCGTGCAGCAATCATAGAGCGCCTTGTAGAATTCCAGGCCCTTGACCGCATCCGCCGAGTTGACGAAACCGTCGAGCTCATAGGCCTTCTTCGGATTTCCGTATTCGAATCCGTAGCTGTAGAGCACGTCCATCACGCCCATGGTGATGCCTTCAGAGCCGCGCTCCGTATAGATCGCAGCGCCATAGACGGTCTTGCCGTCGATCTGACGCTTCTGGAAGAATTCGGCGATGTCCTTGAGTTCGGCGAAGGTCTTCGGCACGGCGAGATCGCGGCCGTACTTCTGCTTGAACTCCGCCTGGAGTTCGGGACGCGAGAACCAGTCCTTGCGATAGGTCCAGCCGACCACGTCGCCGAACGCCGGCAGCGCCCAGTAGTTCGGCGAGTTCTTCGGCCATTCCGCGTAACCGATGACGGTTGCGGGAATGAAGTCGTCCATCTTGATTCCTTCCTTGTCGAAGAAATCATTGAGCTTGATGTATTGGCCATTCTCGGCGGCGCCGCCGATCCACTGGCTGTCGCCGATCATCAGATCGCAGAGCTTGCCGCCGGAATTCAGCTCGTTCAGCATCCGGTCGGCGAAATTCGGCCACGGCACGAACTCGAATTTCATCGTGTTGCCGCTCTTGGCTTCGAAGTCCTTGCTGAGTTCGACGAGCGCGTTGGCCGGATCCCAAGCGGCCCAGCAAAGGGTCAGCTCCGCTGCGGAAGCGTGCGTACCGGACGCACCCGCAATGCCAAAATACGCTCCGACCATGACTGTGGAGCTCAACAGAATCTGCTTCATCATCGGGTTCCTCCCCCCCTTGTACCTTCTGACCTCCATCAGAAGGAAGCGCCCTGACCGGGCGGTGGCGTACCTAAATCCTCTTGGCACGAGCGGCGGGCGCGGCCGCATTCAGGGCCTGCGTTCTTCGCTGAAGGATTCATAACTGAGGTGCGCACCTCAGCGCAAGCGATTTTTGAGGTGCGCACATCAATTCTTGATTTCGCGGCGATTTTGGTGGAGTAGATTGGGGACGATACACACTGGGAGTTCCGCATGCGGCCAACAGCCAAGGATCTTGCTGAGGCAGCGGGGTTGAGCCTCGCAACCGTCGACCGCGTGCTGAACGACAGGCCGAATGTCAGCCCGAAGGCTGTCCGCAGTGTCAACGAAGCCATTGAGCGCATTGGGTTTATTCGAAACCCCGCGGCCGTCAGCCTGGCCCGCAACAAGAGCTATCGGTTCCGGTTCGTGCTGCCGACGAGCGGCGATCTCTATCTGGCGGAACTCATCCACCGGGTCGAGGAGGCGCGGGTGTCGATGAAGGGCGACCTCGTCGACCTCGACGTCGTCCAGATCCCGATCGACGACCCGCACAAGGTCGCAAAATATCTCGCCGACATCGACGAGAACGAATTCGACGGGATCGCGATGATGGCGCCGGAATCGCCGCAGGTCCGCGATGCGATCGGCCGCCTGATCGAGCGCGGCGTCAAGTTCGTGCAGTTCCTGTCCGGGCAGGAAAGGCTGCCGACCGCAGATTTCGTCGGCGTCGACAACTATGCCGCCGGCGCGACCGCGGCCAAGATCATCGGCCGGTTTGTCGGCCGGAAGGCCGGAAAAGTCCTGATCGTGGCCGAGACGATGCAGTCGCTCGACAGCATCCAGCGCCGCTTCGGCTTCGACGATGTCGTCAACTCAC comes from Ensifer sp. PDNC004 and encodes:
- a CDS encoding ABC transporter substrate-binding protein; this translates as MKQILLSSTVMVGAYFGIAGASGTHASAAELTLCWAAWDPANALVELSKDFEAKSGNTMKFEFVPWPNFADRMLNELNSGGKLCDLMIGDSQWIGGAAENGQYIKLNDFFDKEGIKMDDFIPATVIGYAEWPKNSPNYWALPAFGDVVGWTYRKDWFSRPELQAEFKQKYGRDLAVPKTFAELKDIAEFFQKRQIDGKTVYGAAIYTERGSEGITMGVMDVLYSYGFEYGNPKKAYELDGFVNSADAVKGLEFYKALYDCCTPPGHSDAYMSEDIDAYKSGQVALQMNFAFTWPGIHADANVGGDKSGYFPNPAGPAGVQFAQLGGQGISVVAASDKQKEALDYIKWFAQPEIQKKWWALGGYSALRSVVEDPSFATSQPYAQTFLDSMAIVKDFWAEPSYASLLQASQKRFHDYVVAKQGTAKDALDGLADDWKDIFEDEGKY
- a CDS encoding LacI family DNA-binding transcriptional regulator, producing MRPTAKDLAEAAGLSLATVDRVLNDRPNVSPKAVRSVNEAIERIGFIRNPAAVSLARNKSYRFRFVLPTSGDLYLAELIHRVEEARVSMKGDLVDLDVVQIPIDDPHKVAKYLADIDENEFDGIAMMAPESPQVRDAIGRLIERGVKFVQFLSGQERLPTADFVGVDNYAAGATAAKIIGRFVGRKAGKVLIVAETMQSLDSIQRRFGFDDVVNSQFPHLQCLPSVETHGDERRATQILQRVLENNQEVAAIYVLSSEARIPLEGAASLTDLQKITVVVHERTPFSERGLRDASIDAVIAQDPGHAVRSAIRIMRARTDFREPHAAQDKIRIEVLLKENL